A region of Cucumis melo cultivar AY chromosome 2, USDA_Cmelo_AY_1.0, whole genome shotgun sequence DNA encodes the following proteins:
- the LOC103487401 gene encoding pyrophosphate-energized vacuolar membrane proton pump, whose translation MGATILPDLGAQIFIPLCAIIGILFSLVQWYYVSQVKLSSARDSANNNSSSAKNGYSDYLIEEEEGVNDHNVVIKCAEIQNAISEGATSFLFTEYKYVGIFMILFAALIFVFLGSVEGFSTKPQPCSYDKTKTCKPALATATFSTISFLLGAVTSVVSGFLGMKIATYANARTTLEARKGVGKAFITAFRSGAVMGFLLAANGLLVLFIAINIFKLYYGEDWGGLFESITGYGLGGSSMALFGRVGGGIYTKAADVGADLVGKVERNIPEDDPRNPAVIADNVGDNVGDIAGMGSDLFGSYAESSCAALVVASISSFGNNHEFTAMLYPLIVSSMGILVCLVTTLFATDFFEIKAVKEIEPALKNQLIISTVIMTFGIAIVTWVGVPAKFTIFNFGTQKVVQNWELFLCVAVGLWAGLIIGFVTEYYTSNAYSPVQDVADSCRTGAATNVIFGLALGYKSVIIPIFAIAVSIFVSFSFAAMYGIAVAALGMLSTIATGLAIDAYGPISDNAGGIAEMAGMSHRIRERTDALDAAGNTTAAIGKGFAIGSAALVSLALFGAFVSRAGVVVVDLLTPKVFIGLIVGAMLPYWFSAMTMKSVGSAALKMVEEVRRQFNTIPGLMEGTAKPDYATCVKISTDASIKEMIPPGALVMLTPLIVGILFGVETLSGVLAGSLVSGVQIAISASNTGGAWDNAKKYIEAGTSEHARTLGPKGSDPHKAAVIGDTIGDPLKDTSGPSLNILIKLMAVESLVFAPFFASHGGILFKIF comes from the exons ATGGGCGCCACCATTCTTCCAGATCTCGGTGCTCAGATTTTCATTCCTCTTTGTGCTATTATTGGAATCCTTTTTTCTTTAGTCCAGTGGTACTACGTTTCACAAGTTAAACTCTCTTCTGCTCGTGATTCCGCTAATAACAACTCCTCTTCTGCTAAAAATGGCTACTCTGACTACCTTATTGAAGAGGAAGAAGGTGTTAATGACCATAACGTTGTTATTAAATGTGCCGAAATTCAAAACGCCATCTCTGAGg GGGCAACCTCCTTCCTTTTCACGGAGTACAAGTATGTTGGCATCTTTATGATATTGTTTGCAGCATTGATTTTTGTATTCCTTGGATCAGTGGAGGGTTTTAGTACCAAGCCCCAACCGTGCTCATATGACAAAACAAAAACTTGTAAGCCAGCTTTGGCAACGGCTACATTCAGTACTATATCATTTCTGCTTGGTGCAGTTACTTCAGTGGTTTCTGGTTTTCTTGGAATGAAAATTGCTACATATGCAAATGCCAGAACCACCTTGGAGGCAAGAAAAGGTGTTGGAAAGGCATTTATTACTGCTTTTAGGTCTGGTGCTGTCATGGGCTTCCTCCTAGCTGCCAACGGTCTCTTGGTTTTGTTTATTGCCATTAACATCTTCAAATTGTACTATGGTGAAGATTGGGGTGGTCTTTTCGAGTCTATCACTGGGTATGGTCTTGGTGGATCTTCCATGGCTCTCTTTGGTAGAGTTGGTGGTGGTATCTACACTAAAGCTGCTGATGTTGGTGCCGACCTTGTGGGTAAGGTGGAAAGGAACATTCCTGAGGACGACCCAAGAAATCCAGCT GTGATTGCTGATAATGTGGGTGACAACGTTGGGGATATTGCGGGTATGGGATCTGATCTTTTTGGTTCATATGCTGAGTCATCCTGTGCTGCTCTCGTTGTTGCTTCTATCTCCTCTTTCGGCAACAACCATGAGTTCACAGCAATGCTCTATCCACTCATCGTTAGTTCTATGGGTATCCTTGTCTGCCTGGTCACCACTTTATTTGCAACGGATTTTTTTGAGATCAAGGCTGTTAAGGAAATTGAGCCAGCATTGAAAAATCAACTCATTATTTCCACTGTTATAATGACCTTTGGAATTGCAATTGTTACTTGGGTGGGTGTTCCAGCAAAATTCACCATCTTCAACTTTGGAACTCAAAAAGTTGTACAGAACTG GGAACTTTTCTTGTGCGTTGCTGTTGGTCTTTGGGCTGGGCTGATAATAGGATTTGTGACAGAGTACTATACTAGCAATGCATACAG CCCTGTGCAAGATGTTGCTGATTCTTGTCGAACTGGAGCTGCTACAAATGTTATTTTTGGCTTGGCCTTGGGATACAAATCTGTCATTATCCCTATCTTTGCAATTGCAGTTAGTATTTTTGTGAGTTTCTCCTTTGCTGCAATGTACGGCATTGCTGTTGCGGCCCTTGGAATGTTGAGTACAATTGCTACTGGTTTGGCCATCGATGCGTACGGTCCAATCAGTGACAATGCTGGAGGCATTGCAGAGATGGCTGGCATGAGCCACAGAATTCGGGAGAGAACCGATGCCCTTGATGCTGCTGGAAACACAACTGCAGCAATTGGaaag GGTTTTGCCATTGGTTCAGCTGCTCTTGTGTCCCTTGCCCTCTTTGGTGCCTTCGTTAGCCGTGCTGGTGTTGTCGTTGTTGACCTCTTGACACCCAAAGTTTTCATTGGCTTGATCGTTGGTGCTATGCTGCCATACTGGTTTTCTGCCATGACAATGAAGAGCGTTGGGAGTGCAGCCCTGAAGATGGTTGAGGAGGTCCGAAGGCAATTCAACACAATCCCAGGTCTCATGGAGGGTACTGCCAAGCCCGACTATGCTACATGTGTCAAGATCTCAACTGATGCTTCTATTAAGGAGATGATCCCACCTGGTGCCCTTGTCATGTTGACACCCCTCATTGTTGGTATCCTATTTGGAGTCGAAACTCTTTCTGGTGTCCTTGCTGGATCCCTTGTTTCTGGTGTCCAG ATTGCTATCTCCGCATCCAACACCGGAGGTGCCTGGGACAATGCTAAGAAGTACA